The following proteins come from a genomic window of Lycium ferocissimum isolate CSIRO_LF1 chromosome 4, AGI_CSIRO_Lferr_CH_V1, whole genome shotgun sequence:
- the LOC132054373 gene encoding PLAT domain-containing protein 3-like, with amino-acid sequence MGVAQVNQIWFPLIILFSISISSIAASELNCVYSVYVRTGQFFGSGTDSKIILSLYGADGNGLRIKNLEAWGGLMGRGYDYFERDNLDMFTGRGPCLNGPICKMNLTSDGTGQHPGWYCNYVEVTSTAEHKRCNQQAFTVENWLGADVFPDGLTAIKNNCRRMSDEQLSIYDSESSYHVVDVI; translated from the exons ATGGGAGTAGCACAAGTTAACCAAATCTGGTTCCCTCTCATCATCCTCTTCTCCATCTCCATTTCTTCTATTGCTGCTTCT GAACTAAATTGTGTGTACTCAGTTTACGTTCGGACTGGGCAATTCTTTGGGTCTGGAACTGACTCAAAAATTATTCTGAGTCTTTACGGTGCCGATGGCAATGGACTTAGAATCAAGAACCTAGAGGCGTGGGGTGGTCTAATGGGCCGAGGTTACGACTACTTTGAAAGGGATAACTTGGATATGTTTACTGGTCGTGGTCCATGTTTGAATGGTCCTATCTGCAAAATGAACTTGACTTCTGATGGTACAGGACAACACCCTGGTTGGTACTGTAATTACGTTGAAGTTACCTCTACAGCAGAACACAAAAGATGCAACCAACAGGCGTTTACAGTGGAAAATTGGCTTGGTGCTGATGTTTTTCCAGATGGGCTAACGGCTATTAAGAATAATTGTCGACGCATGTCCGATGAGCAACTGTCCATTTACGATTCCGAGTCGTCCTATCatgttgttgatgtaatttag